The DNA region CTCACCGAGGAACTCACAGCCGGCGAACTCGCACAGGCGCCGGGCACCGGAGTTGCGGTGATCCGGGTCGAACATGATTCTGCGGCACTGCGGTTCGAGTTCGAACAGGCTCTTGGTGAGCCGCGGAAGCAGCAGTGGACCGAACCCGCGGTTGACAATCCGAAGGTCGGCGATGGCGGCGTGCAGACCCAGGTCGTGGGGGTCGGCGTCATAGCGCGGGGCGATCGAATCCTGGGCGGCCCGATACACCTCGATATAGCCGAGGTCCGCACCGTGCCGCGCGCACACCAGGGGCCGGGAGTAGGTGCCGGCAAGCTGCGCGCGCAGGTACCCGCGCCAGCGCTCCTCGGGCCAGTCGTACTCCCAGGCCTCGGCCAGGTGCGGACGGTTCATCCACTCCGAAATCATCGCGGCATCAGCCACCGGATCGGCCACCCGGATCGCGTAGGGCTCGCCGATCACCGGCGTCGCCGGCGGCGGTACCTCGCGCACCTCGTCGGGAATCTCGGTCAATTCCCGGGGTAGCACGGGAAGCGCTGCCGAGGAAACGGTGGGCAATCCGTTGGGCGTAACCAGCCGCGGAACTGACTCAGTCATCGAGCGCTGAGCCTACCGGAGCGAGGAGAGGCTAGGTTTGCCTACCTTAGGCCTTCTTCCCTGTCAGCACCGTCAGCAGGACAGCCGAATCCTCTACCGCCTCCAGCGAATGCCGCACCGGCGGAATCACCACGAAGTCGCCCGTCGCGCACTCACACGACTCGTCGCCGGCCAGCAGTCGCACCTTGCCGCGCAGCACCTGCAGGGTCGCCTCGCCCGGGCTCTCGTGCTCGGCCAGTTCCTGGCCGGCCAGCAGGGCGATCACCGTCTCACGCAGGGAATGCTCGTGGCCACCTCGCACGGTGTGCGCCGAGCGCCCGGCGCGCGCGCTCCGGGCGGCCTCCAGTTGCGCATCAGCGACCGAATTCAGCGATATTGATTCCACCGTCACTCCTCTTTCCGCGGTCAGGATGTAAGCAGCAGGATTCCGGTCGTCAGCAGGGCTATCACCTTGACCGCCTCCAGCACGACATAAGCGTAGTGAACACGGGAGCGAGACCGCACGGCCCCACCGGAACCGCCCGCCAGCACGGTGTTGGACCGGCGCACCAACGCGGGCCGAACCGCCGCGAGTTGAATGATCAGCGCAGCCGACGCGGCCGCGAAGGCGACGATCGCGGCCGTCGACGGCGGAGCCACGACCATGGCCACCACCACGACTGCCGCGAGCACCGCCTCACATCCGTTGAGCGCGCGAAATACCAAGCGGCCGATGCCGAGACCGATGGGCAACGTCACCCCCGGCGCCCGAAACTTCAACGGGGCTTCGAGGAAGGAGATCGCCAGCACCATCCCCAACCAGACGAAAACCGCTGCCGCAGCGGCGGATCCACCAGCGTTCATGTTTCCTCCAGTACCCGAGTCAACACGAACGCCTGGCTGAGATTGAGGTCTTTGGTCGCCGTTACCAGGGTTAAAGGTCCCTGTTTGGCCAACGCATGGAGTTCTTCGAGGGCCTCGGCCGCCGCGCCGTGCGCCAGTTCGTCGCGATAACGCGCGCTGAACTCGTCGAACTTCCCCGGATCGTGGTCGTACCAGTGTCGCAGCTCGGTCGACGGGGCCACTTCCTGGCACCAGCGGCCCACTCGGGGGTCCTCCTTGCGGATCCCTCGCGGCCACAGCCTGTCCACCAACACTCGCAACCCCTCACCGGGTTGCGGTGCCTCGTATACCCGCGCTGCTCGCACCGATGTCAGTTGAGCACGCCGATCCACTGCCGGGCCAACTCGCCGACCCACGCCTCGGCCTCGATGGGGTCGCGCGGCGGGCAGGACACCAACACCAGTTCGTCGATCCCGGCATCGGCCAGCCGGCGGGCGTCCCCCGGCATCGGTGCGCGCAGGGACACCGCCAACCGGAGGTCACCGGGCTCGCGGCCGGCGGCCCGCGCCAACCGGCGCAGCGTCGACGCGGCCAACGCGGCGTCCTCCACATCGGGCAGGCTGAATCCGTACCAGCCATCCGCCCACGCCGCGGCGTGCCGCAGCGCGGCGTCGCTGTTGCCGCCCAGCACCACCGGCAGCGTGCGGTTGCGCGGCTTCGGGTTGACCCGGACGTCCTCGAACGCGACGTACTCACCCTGGAACGAGGCCACGTCGTAGCGCCACAGCGCCCGCAACGCCCGCACGTATTCCGCGGTCCGCGCCGCACGCCCCTCGAACGGGACTCCGAGCGCGTCGAATTCCTCCTTGGCCCACCCCATCCCCACGCCGAGCGCGACGCGGCCGCCGGAGAGTTTGTCCAGGGAGGCGGCCTGCTTGGCGACCACCACCGGGTTGTGTTCGGGCAACACCAGGACACCGGTCGCCAAGCCGATGCGAGTGGTCGCGGCGGCCGCGAAACTCAGCGTGATGAACGGGTCCAGCCAATCGGTGTCGGCGGCCACCGGGTCCACCCCGTCGTCGGAATAGGGGTAGCGGGAGGCCCGTTCGCCCACCGCCACGACGCGTTCGCTGGCCCACAACGTGGCGAATCCCGCGCGGTCCGCCGCGCCGGCCACCGCGTCGATCACGGTGCGCTCCGCGCCCGTGCCGATGCCCAGTGCGTGCAGGCCGACGTCCATGCGCCGATCATGTCAGGCAAAATCATCGCTATGAGCGACGATCCGGTTGCGGTCCTGCAACGGTGGGAGGACGCCGGAGCGGTGTGGCGGGTGTTGCGCCGCGGGGCAGACGGTGTCACCGTCGGCCTGTTCACCTGCGACGGCGGCGAGGAGGTCGACCGGCTCACCTCCAGCGCCGCGGCGGTGTCCGAGTTCATCGGCGACCGTGGCAGCAATCTGGACTGAGGCGGCGAACCGAGACCCGGCCGGGACTTTTAATTGGCTGGACGGCGTTGCAACACCCGGTATGATGAACAGTCCTGCTGAAGGTCGGCAGGGATTGTGGGCGAAGTTCACAGACAAGGGGCTGAACGGTTTCGACTTCGCGCATCGAATCAAGGGAAGCGTGCCGGTGCAGGCAAGAGACCACCGTAAGCGTCGTTGCAACCAATTAAGCGCCGATACAAATCAGCGCGACTACGCTCTCGCTGCCTAAGCGAAGCTAGTCCGTCAGACCGGGAACGCCCTCGCCCCGGACCCTGGCGTCATCTAGAGGGATCAACCGATGAGTTCGGTCGCGGGACTGATCGGGACAACCAACAGCGACTGGGATCGTCATCTCGGCTTGTTCGCGTGACCGGGAGATCCGAGTAGAGACCTAGCGAACTGCGCACGGAGAAGCCTTGAGGGAATGCCGTAGGACCCGGGTTCGATTCCCGGCAGCTCCACAATCGAAGATGCAGGCCAGGCCCCCCGGAAACGGGGGGCCTTTCTTGTGTCGTCATGGCAGTCGGGTCCTGACCCGCCTCGAGCGGCACGAATTTCGCAAAACCTGCCGAACACGTCGGCAAAGGGCGAATAGTCATCAGAGGTAGAACCCACGCTAGGAAGGCCGAACGATCATTCGACGAGATCATGTCTCGTCCGGGCGGTGCCCAGCTTCAAACTCCTGAGCGCGCCCCACGGGCAGCAATCACCTCAGGAGAAGTCATGACCATCGCTCACCCCACCCGTGCCAGTTGGCCTCGGGTCCGAACCATCGCCGCCGGCCTGCTGGCCGCGATTGCGCTCGCCGTCGGCATGGTCGCCAACCCGGCACCGGCGCACGCCGCTGACCAATTCATCGGGCTGGCGCTGGGCTACATCAACGAGAATCCCCCGGTGACGATGGCCGGGGGTTCGGCGATCAGCGCCACCCAGGACCAGGCCGGCACCGGCGCGTTGACGAATTGTTCGGGCAACGGCGGCAACCACTGCGTCACGCAGGTCATCGCCAAGAACGAGTGCGCCGCGGCCGCCTCCAACGACTACGGCGAGATGACGGGGGCATCCGACCCGTCGCTCGGCGCCGCCCAGAGCAAGGCCAAAGCCAAGCTGCAAAGCCAGCAGGGCGCGAAGGTCATCGTGTCGGGTTGCGCGGATGGCGGCACCCCGCCGCCGCCGAACGAGCCGCCACCCGCGCCGAAGCAGGGGCCGACGGTGTCGTTCGACCCGATCGTGGGCGGCCTCGTGGCTCACATCACCGACCGCAGCGGAGTGGCGTCGCAGTGCACGTACGTGACGGACAACTTGAACCGCAGCTTCGCGCTAGGCGCCAACGCCACCTACGACCTCAGGATCGTCCCGGCCATCCCGCGTTTCCGGGATTGGACCGTCACGATCACCTGTGACAACGGAACCAGCACGACGGTGACGACGTTCTTCTGAGCCCGCAGTCCTCACGGTGAACTCGACGGATCGATCACCGAAATTCACTGTGAGGGTCGCGCTTCGCGAAGTTCCGCAACCCGGGCGGGGTGTTCGACGCGGATACCGCCGAATGCATCACCATGCCGGCTCGTTGCCGCAGCTCACTCCCCCGGCGCCGGCTCCATCGAGCCGAGGTAATACGTCTCGTCCCCGCTCGGGTAGCCGCCGCCGCTGGTGGCGATGTGGACATGGTCGTAGTGGTTGAGCGTTTCCGACCCGTAGTCCGCGGTCCAGCTCGGCGCGCCGATGCCCGGGTAGTAGCCCTGCCGCCAGATCACGTGAATGACGCCCCAGCGCTCGGCGTTGGCCAGCGCCAAGCCCGCGATCTGGTTCCCCAGTTCGATGCCCTTGTCGGAGCCGTGGTTCGGGATCATCACGTCGATCGCCAACCCGTTCGGATGCCACTGCAGGGCGTCCTGCCGGTACCCGCCGATGGTCTTGATCTCGGGGAACATCACGCTGATGGCGCGCGCCGCCCAGATGGTCCGCACCTGCAACCCCGCCTCCGGCGCCACGCTCGAGGCGGGCAACTCGAATTGGAAGTCGCGGGCCGCGGCGACGGGCGAGCTGGCCGCCAGCAGGTCCGCCTCGGCGGGACTGACGATCCGGGGCGCATTCGAGGGCGCGGCTTCCGGCGCGGTCGGGATGGCCGCCGCGGTGTCGACGCGCGCCACGGGCTGCGCACCCTGGGCATAGAGCATGCCGCCCGAGACGAGCACCGAGACGCCGAGGACGAACAAACGTCCCCGGTGACTGGCTAACAGGTTGCGGCCCACGGACAGCACCTTACTGCCATGTCCGGCACTGGTATGGCAATCCCCACCAGAGATTTGACCCCATTGGGCCGGTCTGGTTTGGTGGCCGGTTCCAGGGGTTGCTTCGTTTGGAGTGATGCAGTGAGCAGGGCAGCCAGTCGGCAGACGCCGACCCGTCGGCCAGCAGAGTTGAAAGATCTCACGTTGTTGGTCACCGTTCCCGGTGACCCGCAGTCGGTGCGGGTGTTCACCGACGCGGAAAGCGACGACGCGAATACCTACGCCGCCGAAACCGGCGGCCAGCTGACCCGGCTACCGCGGTAGCTTTTGGTACGGCAACCAGGAAAGGGCACGACCAATGGCAACCAAGCGGTGGAGCGATCTCTCGACCAGGGCCAAAGCCGGCATCATTCTCGTCGCGGCGGTGGACGCGGGGCTGCGGTCATGGGCGCTGCGGGACCTGGCTGCTCGCCCCAAGGATCAGGTCCGAGGACCCAAGTGGGCGTGGGCCGGCGGCATCAGCGTGCTCGGCACCTCCGGCGTGGTGCCGGTGGTCTATCTGGTCTGGGGCCGCACGAGACCGGCTCAGATCACGTAATTGAGGTTGTCCACCACGCGTTGACCCACCTGCGCATCGCCGTCAAATTCGATTGCGTCGGAGCGTGCCTCGCACAGTGGTCGGCCGCCGCACAGCCGGGTGAACTGCAGTCCGTCGAGCCGGATCACCGTCGTGGGTTCCGCGTTGAACTCATCGACCACCGCCGCGCGTCCCTCGACCGCGACGCGGATGACGCGCGCCATCGGCCCGGTCAACTCGATGGCCACCCGGGACCCGTCCGGCGCCTTGCCGAGCTTGCCGACCACGAAACCCATACTGGCCGCGATCTCGTCGAGCGCCAACCGGGCCGCGGGTCCGGCCAGCTCCGCATCGGACGACGGCCGTCCCACCGCCTGCCGGATGTCCTGTTCGTGCATCCAGCAGTCGAACGTCCGGATCCGCATGAACCTGCCGTAGCTGTCCGGTCCGGCCGGTGTGGCGGTGACGCCGTTCCACACGTCCTCGCTCAGTTCCCGCAGTGCGGCCCGACGTTGGGCCAGGACTTCCCGGTAGCGCGTCAACATGGCCTCGGCACTCTCGTTGCGCAACGCCAGAATCCAGTGCTCGTTCAACTCGCCGATCGGGTTGCGGACATGGTCGAGCCCGGACACCTCGACGCCGGACTCCGGGGTGGGCGTGCCGGCCAGCATCGACTCGGTGCCGATGATGTGTGCCAGCACGTCGTGCACCGACCACCCCGGCAGCGCTGACGGCCGCTGCCAGTCGGCTTCGGGCACGTTGGCCATCAACTGTTCGATGTCGTCCCACGACGCGAAGAGACCGTCGAGGACTTCGGCTTTGTCCAGCTCGAGAACCGGGCGGGGGCTGCTCATCCGCCGACCGTACCGCGCCGGGCGCGCGCGCGACGCTTGCCTTCGTGCATTGCGGCGACGCGGGCGACCGGAATGGTGCGACCGTGCTCGATCACCTCTTTCGGTAGCGCCTGCGGAGCGGGCATCGACTCGGCCCACGGATCGCGCCCGCCCAGCGCATCGAGGGCGGTGTGCAGCGTGAAGTCGCCCGGCGCGATCCGGTCGAGGTCCGACCATGCCACCGGAAACGACACCGGGGTGCCCGCCCGCAGCCGTGGGCTGTACACGGCCGCCACGGTCGCGCCACCGGCACGAGTGGCGTCCACGAACACCTTCCCGGCGCGATCCTCGACGATGAACGCGGTGGTCGCGATCGCGGGATCGAGTGCTTCCGCGCGGGCCGCCAGGGCGCGCGTGGCCGCGGCCACGTCGTCGACCGGGGCGCTGTCGTCGATCGGAACGAAGACGTGCAGGCCCCTGGAACCACTGGTCTTGACGGCGCCGGCCAACCCGCAGTCGGCGAGCGCCCGCCGCACCAGGTGCGCGACCGCCACCACGGCGGAGAAATCGGCGCCGGCCGGCGGGTCCAGATCGAGCACCAGATGCGTCGGCCGGTAGATGTCGGCGGCCAGGCCCAGCGTCGGGTGGTACTCGATGGCCCGCTGATTGGCCAGCCACAGCAGAGTGCGCCGGTCGTTGCAGAGGGCGTAGTGGATCTCGCGCTTGGAGGCCTCCGCCCAGATCGCCACCGTGGCCACCCAGTCCGGGGTGTACTTCGGGACGTTCTTCTGCATGAACGGGGCGCGCCCCCGCAGTGCCCGCAGCACCGTCAGCGGTCGGTCGGTCAGCACCGGCAGCAGGCGATCGGCGACGGCGTCGAGGTAATCCACCAGGTCGCGTTTCGTGGCCTCGGCGTCCGGGCCCAGCGGTTGATCCAGGTTGGTCAGGTCGACGCCTGCGCGCTGCTCTCCCGCGGCCATCCGCCCAGCCTACGATCGACGAATGACCGTCGTCTTGGCAATTCGGTGCGTGAACGGGATCGTCCTGGCGTCCGACTCTCAGATCACCGACCCCGGTCGCGGTTTGAGTTACCCGGCGCAGAAACTGCATCCGCTCGGCGCACACGCGGCGTGGGGCGGCAGCGGATCCCGCGCGGCGCTCTACGACATCGAACAGGTCTTCAACGACGAGGCCGACGCCATCATCGAGGAGAAGAACCTCGGGCACGCCCTGCAGGCCAGGGTGCTGCCGATCCTCAAACACCACTACGAGAACTTCATCTCCGAGGTGCCGGGCCAGGAGGCGGCGGGCACCCCCGCGACCTACATCCTGGCCGCCGGCTACGCCGGTGAGGTGCCGTTCATCGTGGACCTCGACCCGAACGGGCTCGTCGCACACCACGAGGAGACGGGTTTCCAGGCCATCGGGAGCGGCGCGCCGATGGCCCAGCAGGCGCACGCGCTGCTGTCCCATTTCCGGATGACCGAACGCGAGATCGATTACGGCGTGGTGGCCGCGCTCCGCGTGCTCGACGCGCTCGATGCGACCTCTCCGAGCGTGGGCGGCCCGATGGATCTGTGCCGGATCACCCCGGAGGGCGCGCACCATCTGTCACCGAAAGAGGTCGACGGTATACGGCGGCAGGTGGGTCGCTGGGTCGAACTCGAGCACCAGGCCCTCGATCGACTCTTCGACGGCAAGTAGCTAGGGCATTCCCTTCGCGCGCCGCCCGAGTTCGCGGATGATCTCGCGATCGGCATCCCGACGGGCCAAATCCTGGCGCTTGTCGTGCGCCTGCTTACCGCGGGCCAGCGCCAACTCCACCTTGACCTTGCCGTCGATGAAGTACAGCGACAACGGGACCAGGGTGAGGTTGCCGTCGCGGATCTTGCCCACCAAGGTGTCGATCTGTCTGCGGTGCAACAACAGCTTGCGGTTGCGCCGCGGGGCGTGGTTGGTCCAGGTGCCCTGCACGTACTCCGGGATGTGCAGATTGCGCAGCCAGATCTCACCGTCGTCGACGGTGGCGAACGCATCGGCCAGCGAGGCCTGGCCCTCGCGCAGGCTCTTCACCTCGGTGCCCTGCAGGACCACGCCGGCCTCGAAGGTTTCGAGGATCGCGTAGTGGTGCCGAGCCTTGCGATTGCTCGCGACAACCTTGTGGCCCAGCGCCTTCGCGCTGTCGTTCTTCTTGCTCTTGGCCATTCGCTACCTTCGCACGTACAGCCGCAGCGTGGCATACCCGGTCGCGGCGGCCATCGCCACACCGACCAAGAACAGGATCGGCGAAATGTAGAGAATGTCGGCGTAGTCGATCCGCGCGATCAGGTTGGCTTGATAGAACTGGTCGAGGGCCTTCTCCAGGAACAGCGCCCGCACCAAGATCAACCCGATGACCGACAACACCACCCCGATGGTGGCGGCCAGCACCGCCTCGAGCAGGAACGGCAGCTGCGTGTACCAGCGACTGGCTCCGACCAGTCGCATGATGCCGATCTCGGTTCGTCTGGTGTATGCGGCGACTTGAACCATGTTCGCGATCAACAAGATTGCGCCGATGGCCTGCACCAGAGCCACCGCGAACGCCGCGCTGG from Mycolicibacterium sp. MU0053 includes:
- a CDS encoding GNAT family N-acetyltransferase, which encodes MTESVPRLVTPNGLPTVSSAALPVLPRELTEIPDEVREVPPPATPVIGEPYAIRVADPVADAAMISEWMNRPHLAEAWEYDWPEERWRGYLRAQLAGTYSRPLVCARHGADLGYIEVYRAAQDSIAPRYDADPHDLGLHAAIADLRIVNRGFGPLLLPRLTKSLFELEPQCRRIMFDPDHRNSGARRLCEFAGCEFLGEHEMANRRMALYALHRPA
- a CDS encoding cupin domain-containing protein; amino-acid sequence: MESISLNSVADAQLEAARSARAGRSAHTVRGGHEHSLRETVIALLAGQELAEHESPGEATLQVLRGKVRLLAGDESCECATGDFVVIPPVRHSLEAVEDSAVLLTVLTGKKA
- a CDS encoding DNA polymerase domain-containing protein, encoding MAAGEQRAGVDLTNLDQPLGPDAEATKRDLVDYLDAVADRLLPVLTDRPLTVLRALRGRAPFMQKNVPKYTPDWVATVAIWAEASKREIHYALCNDRRTLLWLANQRAIEYHPTLGLAADIYRPTHLVLDLDPPAGADFSAVVAVAHLVRRALADCGLAGAVKTSGSRGLHVFVPIDDSAPVDDVAAATRALAARAEALDPAIATTAFIVEDRAGKVFVDATRAGGATVAAVYSPRLRAGTPVSFPVAWSDLDRIAPGDFTLHTALDALGGRDPWAESMPAPQALPKEVIEHGRTIPVARVAAMHEGKRRARARRGTVGG
- a CDS encoding proteasome protein, which codes for MTVVLAIRCVNGIVLASDSQITDPGRGLSYPAQKLHPLGAHAAWGGSGSRAALYDIEQVFNDEADAIIEEKNLGHALQARVLPILKHHYENFISEVPGQEAAGTPATYILAAGYAGEVPFIVDLDPNGLVAHHEETGFQAIGSGAPMAQQAHALLSHFRMTEREIDYGVVAALRVLDALDATSPSVGGPMDLCRITPEGAHHLSPKEVDGIRRQVGRWVELEHQALDRLFDGK
- a CDS encoding DUF4189 domain-containing protein; the protein is MTIAHPTRASWPRVRTIAAGLLAAIALAVGMVANPAPAHAADQFIGLALGYINENPPVTMAGGSAISATQDQAGTGALTNCSGNGGNHCVTQVIAKNECAAAASNDYGEMTGASDPSLGAAQSKAKAKLQSQQGAKVIVSGCADGGTPPPPNEPPPAPKQGPTVSFDPIVGGLVAHITDRSGVASQCTYVTDNLNRSFALGANATYDLRIVPAIPRFRDWTVTITCDNGTSTTVTTFF
- a CDS encoding DUF488 domain-containing protein gives rise to the protein MRAARVYEAPQPGEGLRVLVDRLWPRGIRKEDPRVGRWCQEVAPSTELRHWYDHDPGKFDEFSARYRDELAHGAAAEALEELHALAKQGPLTLVTATKDLNLSQAFVLTRVLEET
- a CDS encoding glycoside hydrolase, yielding MGRNLLASHRGRLFVLGVSVLVSGGMLYAQGAQPVARVDTAAAIPTAPEAAPSNAPRIVSPAEADLLAASSPVAAARDFQFELPASSVAPEAGLQVRTIWAARAISVMFPEIKTIGGYRQDALQWHPNGLAIDVMIPNHGSDKGIELGNQIAGLALANAERWGVIHVIWRQGYYPGIGAPSWTADYGSETLNHYDHVHIATSGGGYPSGDETYYLGSMEPAPGE
- the smpB gene encoding SsrA-binding protein SmpB, with protein sequence MAKSKKNDSAKALGHKVVASNRKARHHYAILETFEAGVVLQGTEVKSLREGQASLADAFATVDDGEIWLRNLHIPEYVQGTWTNHAPRRNRKLLLHRRQIDTLVGKIRDGNLTLVPLSLYFIDGKVKVELALARGKQAHDKRQDLARRDADREIIRELGRRAKGMP
- a CDS encoding LLM class F420-dependent oxidoreductase; the encoded protein is MDVGLHALGIGTGAERTVIDAVAGAADRAGFATLWASERVVAVGERASRYPYSDDGVDPVAADTDWLDPFITLSFAAAATTRIGLATGVLVLPEHNPVVVAKQAASLDKLSGGRVALGVGMGWAKEEFDALGVPFEGRAARTAEYVRALRALWRYDVASFQGEYVAFEDVRVNPKPRNRTLPVVLGGNSDAALRHAAAWADGWYGFSLPDVEDAALAASTLRRLARAAGREPGDLRLAVSLRAPMPGDARRLADAGIDELVLVSCPPRDPIEAEAWVGELARQWIGVLN
- a CDS encoding maleylpyruvate isomerase family mycothiol-dependent enzyme, with the protein product MSSPRPVLELDKAEVLDGLFASWDDIEQLMANVPEADWQRPSALPGWSVHDVLAHIIGTESMLAGTPTPESGVEVSGLDHVRNPIGELNEHWILALRNESAEAMLTRYREVLAQRRAALRELSEDVWNGVTATPAGPDSYGRFMRIRTFDCWMHEQDIRQAVGRPSSDAELAGPAARLALDEIAASMGFVVGKLGKAPDGSRVAIELTGPMARVIRVAVEGRAAVVDEFNAEPTTVIRLDGLQFTRLCGGRPLCEARSDAIEFDGDAQVGQRVVDNLNYVI